One Cellulosimicrobium protaetiae genomic region harbors:
- a CDS encoding DUF3117 domain-containing protein encodes MAAMKPRTGDGPLEVTKEGRGIVMRVPLEGGGRLVVELNATEASELGEALQAVVG; translated from the coding sequence ATGGCTGCGATGAAGCCGCGGACGGGTGACGGACCGCTGGAGGTCACCAAGGAAGGGCGAGGCATCGTCATGCGGGTCCCGCTCGAGGGTGGCGGACGTCTGGTGGTCGAGCTCAACGCGACCGAGGCCAGCGAGCTGGGTGAGGCGCTCCAGGCCGTGGTGGGCTGA
- the folP gene encoding dihydropteroate synthase: MTAPGPGAPAGSPERLPGDEAVPLSPLGIPPRGTSLVLRGRVLERPAVMAIVNRTDDSFYAGARQLDDRDALAAVERAVVQGAEILDVGGVRAGVGPVVTPAEEVRRVVPFVARVRAEFPDLLVSVDTWRAEVAHEAALAGADLINDTWAGHDPRLVEVAGEHGVGVVCSHTGGAEPRTDPFRVDYPARPGATDPRDGVVQDVVATLRAAAERAVACGVPRASVLVDPTHDFGKNTWHSLHLLRRTEVLAGLGFPLLMALSRKDFVGETLDLPADERLEGTLAATAVAAWLGARVFRAHDVAATRRVLDLVAAVRDETGPAAALRGLA, translated from the coding sequence ATGACCGCACCCGGGCCGGGCGCGCCCGCGGGGTCCCCCGAACGGCTCCCCGGCGACGAAGCGGTACCTCTCTCGCCGCTGGGGATCCCGCCGCGCGGCACGTCGCTCGTGCTGCGCGGGCGGGTCCTCGAGCGGCCCGCCGTGATGGCGATCGTCAACCGCACCGACGACTCGTTCTACGCGGGCGCGCGCCAGCTCGACGACCGGGACGCGCTCGCCGCGGTCGAGCGTGCCGTCGTCCAGGGCGCGGAGATCCTCGACGTGGGAGGCGTACGGGCGGGCGTCGGCCCGGTCGTGACGCCCGCCGAGGAGGTCCGTCGCGTGGTGCCCTTCGTCGCTCGGGTGCGCGCCGAGTTCCCCGACCTGCTCGTGAGCGTCGACACGTGGCGGGCCGAGGTCGCGCACGAGGCGGCGCTCGCGGGCGCCGACCTCATCAACGACACGTGGGCGGGCCACGACCCGCGACTGGTCGAGGTCGCGGGCGAGCACGGCGTGGGGGTCGTGTGCTCCCACACGGGCGGGGCGGAACCCCGGACCGACCCGTTCCGCGTCGACTACCCGGCGCGGCCGGGGGCGACCGACCCGCGCGACGGCGTCGTCCAGGACGTCGTGGCGACCCTCCGCGCCGCGGCGGAGCGTGCGGTGGCGTGCGGCGTCCCGCGCGCGTCCGTGCTCGTCGACCCGACGCACGACTTCGGCAAGAACACGTGGCACTCCCTGCACCTCCTGCGCCGGACGGAGGTCCTCGCGGGGCTCGGGTTCCCGCTCCTCATGGCACTGTCCCGCAAGGACTTCGTGGGCGAGACGCTCGACCTCCCCGCCGACGAGCGGCTCGAGGGCACGCTCGCGGCGACGGCCGTCGCCGCGTGGCTCGGCGCGCGCGTCTTCCGTGCGCACGACGTGGCCGCGACCCGGCGCGTCCTGGACCTGGTGGCGGCCGTCCGCGACGAGACGGGCCCGGCAGCAGCCCTGCGGGGCCTCGCGTGA
- a CDS encoding TIGR00730 family Rossman fold protein yields MSDTVRDQGSDDGVPQAGTGYRKGPVLLRGDQIPRQTTDQRLLDTGGSADWVHSDPWRVMRIQSEFVEGFGALAEVGPAVSVFGSARTKPDHPDYALAEDVGRRLVDEGFAVITGGGPGIMEAANKGASEAGGLSVGLGIELPFEQGMNRYVNLGVNFRYFFARKTMFVKYAQGFVVLPGGFGTFDELFEALTLVQTHKITEFPVALVGTDYWSGLLEWARTAVAGRGMISPHDLDLVHLCDDPAEAVEYVCDRGAELRAEELEATEELARSQAGDAS; encoded by the coding sequence ATGAGCGACACGGTGCGTGACCAGGGTTCTGACGACGGCGTGCCCCAGGCGGGGACGGGGTACCGCAAGGGGCCGGTGCTGCTGCGCGGGGACCAGATCCCGCGTCAGACGACGGACCAGCGACTCCTCGACACGGGGGGCAGCGCGGACTGGGTCCACTCGGACCCGTGGCGCGTGATGCGCATCCAGAGCGAGTTCGTCGAGGGCTTCGGCGCTCTCGCGGAGGTCGGCCCGGCCGTGTCGGTGTTCGGGTCCGCCCGCACCAAGCCGGACCACCCGGACTACGCGCTCGCCGAGGACGTCGGCCGTCGCCTCGTCGACGAGGGCTTCGCGGTCATCACGGGCGGCGGGCCCGGCATCATGGAGGCCGCGAACAAGGGCGCCTCGGAGGCGGGGGGCCTCTCGGTCGGGCTCGGCATCGAGCTGCCGTTCGAGCAGGGCATGAACCGGTACGTCAACCTCGGCGTGAACTTCCGCTACTTCTTCGCCCGCAAGACGATGTTCGTGAAGTACGCCCAGGGCTTCGTCGTCCTTCCGGGCGGTTTCGGGACGTTCGACGAGCTGTTCGAGGCGCTCACGCTCGTCCAGACCCACAAGATCACCGAGTTCCCGGTGGCGCTCGTCGGCACGGACTACTGGAGCGGGCTGCTCGAGTGGGCACGCACGGCGGTCGCGGGGCGCGGCATGATCAGCCCCCACGACCTCGACCTCGTCCACCTGTGCGACGACCCGGCCGAGGCCGTCGAGTACGTGTGCGACCGCGGCGCCGAGCTGCGCGCCGAGGAGCTCGAGGCGACCGAGGAGCTCGCCCGGTCGCAGGCCGGCGACGCGAGCTGA
- the dapE gene encoding succinyl-diaminopimelate desuccinylase produces the protein MTSPTPSGLPALDLTGDLVALFRAVCDTPSVSGDERALADAVETALRAYPHLEVVRDGDTVVARTSLGRERRVVIAGHLDTVPLTDPPNLPTRVVGEGAHAEVWGRGTVDMKGGVAVALALAAELDAPSQDVTWVFYDNEEVASDLNGLGRLARNRPDLLAADFAVLGEPTSAGLEGGCNGTLRVEVRVPGVAAHSARAWTGANAIHAAHEVLDRLAAYVPQEADVDGLVYREGMNAVGIRGGIAGNVVPDECVVTVNFRFAPSRTVAEAEQHVRELFAGFEVVLTDAAPGARPGLDDPLAADFAAAVLGVTGGAPAPKYGWTDVARFAELGIPAVNFGPGDPLLAHKDDERCPVGQFALCRDALRAWLLATPAA, from the coding sequence GTGACCTCTCCCACCCCCTCCGGCCTGCCCGCGCTCGACCTCACCGGCGACCTCGTCGCGCTGTTCCGGGCGGTGTGCGACACACCGTCGGTCAGCGGCGACGAGCGCGCGCTCGCGGACGCGGTCGAGACGGCGCTGCGTGCGTACCCGCACCTGGAGGTCGTGCGCGACGGCGACACGGTCGTCGCGCGCACGTCGCTCGGCCGGGAGCGGCGCGTGGTGATCGCCGGTCACCTGGACACCGTGCCCCTCACGGACCCGCCGAACCTCCCCACCCGCGTCGTCGGGGAGGGCGCCCACGCCGAGGTGTGGGGGCGGGGGACCGTCGACATGAAGGGCGGTGTCGCGGTCGCGCTCGCGCTCGCCGCGGAGCTCGACGCGCCGTCGCAGGACGTCACGTGGGTGTTCTACGACAACGAGGAGGTCGCGTCCGACCTCAACGGGCTCGGGCGCCTCGCGCGCAACCGTCCCGACCTGCTCGCGGCCGACTTCGCGGTCCTGGGCGAGCCGACGTCGGCGGGGCTCGAGGGCGGGTGCAACGGCACGCTGCGGGTCGAGGTCCGCGTCCCCGGGGTGGCCGCGCACTCCGCGCGCGCCTGGACGGGGGCCAACGCGATCCACGCGGCGCACGAGGTGCTCGACCGGCTGGCGGCGTACGTGCCGCAGGAGGCCGACGTCGACGGCCTGGTGTACCGCGAGGGGATGAACGCCGTGGGGATCCGCGGCGGGATCGCGGGGAACGTCGTCCCGGACGAGTGCGTGGTCACGGTGAACTTCCGGTTCGCGCCGTCGCGCACGGTGGCCGAGGCCGAGCAGCACGTGCGCGAGCTGTTCGCGGGCTTCGAGGTCGTGCTCACCGACGCCGCGCCGGGCGCGCGCCCCGGGCTGGACGACCCGCTCGCCGCCGACTTCGCGGCGGCAGTGCTGGGCGTCACGGGCGGCGCGCCGGCGCCGAAGTACGGCTGGACCGACGTCGCGCGCTTCGCCGAGCTGGGCATCCCGGCGGTGAACTTCGGTCCGGGAGATCCGCTCCTCGCGCACAAGGACGACGAGCGCTGCCCGGTCGGCCAGTTCGCGCTGTGCCGCGACGCGCTGCGTGCGTGGCTCCTGGCCACACCTGCGGCATAG
- the dapD gene encoding 2,3,4,5-tetrahydropyridine-2,6-dicarboxylate N-succinyltransferase: protein MTSATPATAPSVAASEPRTAWGYGLATVTDDGTTLDVWYPAPALGAAPADTTVPASLDALAERDEVRGVDVVVVRTEIDLDAAPADTADAYLRLHLLSHRLVAPHGQNLDGLFGVLTNVVWTNHGACAVEGFEETRLRLRATGQTVTVYGVDKFPRMVDYVVPSGVRVADADRVRLGAHLAPGTTVMHEGFVNFNAGTLGTSMVEGRISAGVVVGDGSDVGGGASIMGTLSGGGREVISLGQRSLLGANAGLGIPLGDDCVVESGLYVTAGTKVTVVGQTDASGAPLVVKARELSGRSGILFRRNSLTGGVEAVSRTGAGVELNAALHAN, encoded by the coding sequence ATGACTTCTGCGACCCCCGCGACCGCCCCCTCGGTGGCCGCGTCCGAGCCGCGTACGGCGTGGGGCTACGGCCTGGCGACCGTCACCGACGACGGCACGACCCTCGACGTCTGGTACCCCGCCCCGGCGCTCGGCGCCGCGCCGGCGGACACGACCGTCCCCGCCTCCCTCGACGCGCTCGCCGAGCGCGACGAGGTGCGCGGCGTCGACGTCGTCGTGGTGCGGACCGAGATCGACCTCGACGCCGCCCCGGCCGACACCGCCGACGCGTACCTGCGCCTCCACCTGCTCTCCCACCGCCTCGTCGCCCCGCACGGGCAGAACCTCGACGGTCTCTTCGGCGTGCTGACGAACGTCGTCTGGACCAACCACGGCGCGTGCGCGGTCGAGGGCTTCGAGGAGACCCGGCTGCGCCTGCGCGCGACCGGGCAGACCGTGACCGTGTACGGCGTCGACAAGTTCCCGCGCATGGTCGACTACGTCGTCCCCTCGGGCGTCCGCGTCGCCGACGCCGACCGCGTGCGCCTCGGCGCGCACCTCGCCCCGGGCACCACCGTCATGCACGAGGGCTTCGTCAACTTCAACGCCGGGACGCTCGGCACGTCGATGGTCGAGGGCCGGATCTCCGCGGGCGTCGTCGTCGGCGACGGATCCGACGTCGGGGGCGGCGCGTCGATCATGGGCACCCTCTCCGGCGGCGGCCGCGAGGTCATCTCCCTCGGGCAGCGCTCGCTCCTCGGCGCCAACGCGGGCCTCGGCATCCCCCTGGGCGACGACTGCGTCGTCGAGTCCGGTCTCTACGTCACCGCGGGCACCAAGGTGACGGTCGTCGGGCAGACCGACGCCTCGGGCGCTCCGCTCGTCGTCAAAGCGCGCGAGCTCTCGGGCCGGTCCGGCATCCTGTTCCGCCGCAACTCGCTCACCGGCGGCGTCGAGGCCGTGTCCCGCACGGGCGCCGGCGTCGAGCTCAACGCCGCGCTCCACGCGAACTGA
- a CDS encoding citrate synthase, with protein sequence MTTTQQAKVRLLVDDQAQDLPVVAATDGNDGIVVSSLLKSTGLVTVDPGFMNTASCESSITYIDGDAGILRYRGYPIEQLAEQSSFLEVAYLLIHGELPDTPTLEAFVERVNRHTLVHEDFRTFMGTFPRNAHPMAVLSSAINALSTFYPESLDPFDDETVELATVLLLAKTRTITSYLHRRRVGEPLLYPDYSRGYVDDFLRMTFATPYQQYDADPVVVDALDKLLILHADHEQNCSTSTVRVVGSSHANLYASVAAGVNALSGPLHGGANESVLTMLDKIAGAEYDVDTFMKKVKNKEDGVRLMGFGHRVYKNYDPRAAIVKKSADAVLSTLGKKDQLLDIAMGLEEIALNDDYFIERKLYPNVDFYTGLIYKAMGFSPAMFTPLFALGRMPGWIAQWREMMKDPQTKIGRPRQVYVGETERDYVPVSDR encoded by the coding sequence ATGACCACCACTCAGCAGGCGAAGGTCCGCCTCCTCGTCGACGACCAGGCGCAGGACCTGCCCGTGGTCGCGGCGACCGACGGCAACGACGGCATCGTCGTGTCCTCCTTGCTCAAGTCGACCGGCCTCGTGACCGTCGACCCGGGCTTCATGAACACGGCGTCGTGCGAGTCGAGCATCACGTACATCGACGGCGACGCCGGCATCCTGCGGTACCGCGGGTACCCCATCGAGCAGCTCGCCGAGCAGTCGAGCTTCCTCGAGGTCGCGTACCTCCTCATCCACGGAGAGCTCCCCGACACCCCGACGCTCGAGGCGTTCGTCGAGCGCGTGAACCGCCACACCCTGGTGCACGAGGACTTCCGCACCTTCATGGGGACGTTCCCGCGCAACGCCCACCCGATGGCCGTGCTCTCGTCCGCGATCAACGCCCTGTCGACGTTCTACCCGGAGTCGCTCGACCCGTTCGACGACGAGACGGTCGAGCTCGCGACGGTCCTGCTCCTCGCGAAGACCCGCACCATCACGTCCTACCTGCACCGCCGCCGCGTCGGCGAGCCGCTGCTGTACCCCGACTACTCGCGCGGTTACGTCGACGACTTCCTGCGCATGACCTTCGCGACGCCGTACCAGCAGTACGACGCCGACCCGGTCGTCGTCGACGCGCTCGACAAGCTGCTCATCCTGCACGCCGACCACGAGCAGAACTGCTCGACGTCCACGGTGCGCGTCGTCGGCTCGTCGCACGCGAACCTCTACGCGTCCGTCGCGGCGGGCGTCAACGCGCTCTCCGGCCCGCTGCACGGCGGCGCGAACGAGTCCGTCCTGACGATGCTCGACAAGATCGCGGGCGCCGAGTACGACGTCGACACCTTCATGAAGAAGGTGAAGAACAAGGAGGACGGCGTCCGCCTCATGGGCTTCGGGCACCGCGTCTACAAGAACTACGACCCGCGCGCCGCCATCGTGAAGAAGTCCGCCGACGCCGTGCTCTCGACCCTCGGCAAGAAGGACCAGCTCCTCGACATCGCCATGGGCCTCGAGGAGATCGCGCTCAACGACGACTACTTCATCGAGCGCAAGCTCTACCCGAACGTCGACTTCTACACGGGCCTCATCTACAAGGCGATGGGCTTCTCGCCCGCGATGTTCACGCCGCTCTTCGCGCTCGGCCGCATGCCCGGCTGGATCGCGCAGTGGCGCGAGATGATGAAGGACCCGCAGACCAAGATCGGCCGCCCGCGCCAGGTCTACGTCGGCGAGACCGAGCGCGACTACGTCCCGGTCTCCGACCGCTGA
- the dapC gene encoding succinyldiaminopimelate transaminase produces MGLADLSGLAYPWDTLTPYAERARAHPRGVVDLSIGTPVDPTPAVVRDALAAASDAHGYPTTHGTAALREAVSAWFARRRGVPGLDPDAVLPTVGSKELVGLLPALLRLGPGDVVVHPRTAYPTYDVGARLAGATPLATDDVDEWAGRTDVRLVWVNSPSNPTGRVLDAAHLARVVAAARGIGAVVASDECYAELAWAEPYATRGVPSLLDPAVSGGSHESLLVTYSLSKQSSMAGYRAAFVAGDPALVADLLATRKHLGMIVPAPVQAAMVAALSDDAHVAAQREVYARRREVLVAALGSSGLTVDHSEAGLYLWSRPTEAEAEAVDCWRTVSRFADLGILVGPGAFYGPEGAGHVRVALTATDERVHEAAARLSGA; encoded by the coding sequence GTGGGTCTCGCCGACCTCTCCGGTCTCGCCTATCCCTGGGACACGCTGACCCCGTACGCGGAGCGCGCCCGCGCGCACCCGCGGGGCGTCGTCGACCTGTCGATCGGGACGCCCGTCGACCCGACCCCCGCCGTCGTGCGCGACGCGCTCGCCGCGGCGTCGGACGCGCACGGGTACCCGACGACGCACGGCACGGCGGCCCTGCGCGAGGCCGTGTCCGCCTGGTTCGCGCGCCGGCGTGGCGTGCCCGGCCTGGACCCGGACGCAGTGCTGCCCACCGTCGGCAGCAAGGAGCTCGTCGGTCTCCTGCCCGCGCTCCTGCGTCTCGGGCCGGGCGACGTCGTCGTGCACCCGCGCACCGCCTACCCCACGTACGACGTCGGAGCACGCCTCGCCGGCGCGACGCCGCTCGCGACCGACGACGTCGACGAGTGGGCCGGGCGCACCGACGTGCGCCTCGTCTGGGTGAACTCCCCGAGCAACCCGACAGGGCGTGTGCTCGACGCCGCCCACCTCGCGCGCGTGGTCGCGGCCGCCCGCGGGATCGGGGCAGTCGTCGCGAGCGACGAGTGCTACGCGGAGCTCGCGTGGGCCGAGCCGTACGCGACGCGCGGCGTGCCCAGCCTGCTCGACCCGGCGGTCTCGGGCGGGTCGCACGAGAGCCTCCTCGTCACCTACTCGCTCTCGAAGCAGTCGAGCATGGCGGGCTACCGGGCCGCGTTCGTCGCGGGTGACCCCGCCCTCGTCGCCGACCTGCTCGCGACGCGCAAGCACCTCGGGATGATCGTCCCCGCGCCGGTGCAGGCCGCGATGGTGGCCGCGCTGTCCGACGACGCGCACGTCGCCGCGCAGCGCGAGGTCTACGCGCGGCGCCGCGAGGTGCTCGTCGCGGCGCTCGGCTCCTCCGGGCTGACGGTCGACCACTCCGAGGCGGGGCTGTACCTGTGGTCGAGGCCGACCGAGGCCGAGGCCGAGGCCGTGGACTGCTGGCGAACCGTGTCGAGGTTCGCCGACCTGGGCATACTCGTCGGGCCGGGGGCGTTCTACGGACCGGAGGGTGCGGGGCACGTCCGCGTCGCGCTCACCGCGACGGACGAGCGCGTCCACGAGGCCGCCGCTCGACTCTCCGGAGCCTGA
- the fdxA gene encoding ferredoxin — MTYVIAQPCVDVKDKACIEECPVDCIYEGKRSLYIHPDECVDCGACEPVCPVEAIYYEDDVPTEWSDYYRANVEFFDDLGSPGGAAKMGLIEKDDPMIAALPPQA, encoded by the coding sequence GTGACTTACGTGATCGCCCAGCCGTGCGTGGACGTCAAGGACAAGGCGTGCATCGAGGAGTGTCCGGTCGACTGCATCTACGAGGGCAAGCGGTCGCTGTACATCCACCCCGACGAGTGCGTGGACTGCGGTGCCTGCGAGCCGGTCTGCCCCGTCGAGGCCATCTACTACGAGGACGACGTCCCGACGGAGTGGAGCGACTACTACCGCGCGAACGTCGAGTTCTTCGACGACCTCGGCTCGCCCGGCGGCGCCGCGAAGATGGGTCTCATCGAGAAGGACGACCCGATGATCGCCGCCCTGCCGCCGCAGGCCTGA
- a CDS encoding prephenate dehydrogenase: MTADVGRTSGVGLRVGVVGLGLVGGSVARLLHAQGVDVTAHDATAATRAAARAAGLRVVGDLADVCAQEPDVLVLAVPLRAMRSVAAEVGRHVRGATVVTDVGSVKGAVRDAVRSAGLESRYVGAHPMAGTEHSGFEASDPAMLDGARWAVTVDGTTPRGGFVTVLRLVTGPLGGTVHVLTDEVHDESTALVSHVPHVLATELLGVVADAPVRDVALGLAAGSFRDATRVGRTDARRTEAMVTDNAAWVASALRVVVRDLEQLVRALESNAPVGEFFDRPDPVRGPAPVAGSGERLRVDLDDAGDWRTALAGAGARGAVVVDVEDGAVVVA; the protein is encoded by the coding sequence GTGACCGCCGACGTGGGCCGGACGAGCGGGGTCGGGCTGCGGGTGGGGGTCGTCGGGCTCGGGCTGGTCGGCGGGTCGGTCGCGCGGCTCCTGCACGCGCAGGGCGTCGACGTGACCGCGCACGACGCGACCGCCGCGACGCGCGCCGCGGCGCGCGCCGCGGGACTGCGGGTCGTCGGCGACCTGGCGGACGTGTGCGCGCAGGAGCCCGACGTGCTCGTGCTCGCGGTGCCGCTCCGGGCCATGCGGTCGGTCGCGGCCGAGGTCGGGCGGCACGTGCGCGGCGCGACCGTCGTCACGGACGTCGGGAGCGTGAAGGGCGCGGTGCGCGACGCCGTCCGGTCCGCGGGCCTCGAGTCCCGCTACGTCGGGGCGCACCCCATGGCGGGCACCGAGCACTCCGGCTTCGAGGCGTCCGACCCCGCGATGCTCGACGGCGCGCGCTGGGCCGTCACGGTCGACGGGACGACGCCGCGAGGGGGGTTCGTGACGGTGCTGCGGCTCGTGACCGGGCCCCTCGGCGGGACCGTCCACGTCCTCACGGACGAGGTCCACGACGAGTCGACGGCGCTCGTCAGCCACGTCCCGCACGTCCTCGCCACCGAGCTCCTGGGCGTCGTCGCGGACGCGCCCGTGCGGGACGTCGCGCTCGGGCTCGCCGCGGGCAGCTTCCGTGACGCGACGCGCGTGGGTCGCACCGACGCGCGGCGCACCGAGGCGATGGTCACGGACAACGCGGCGTGGGTGGCCTCGGCGCTGCGCGTCGTCGTGCGCGACCTGGAGCAGCTCGTCCGGGCGCTCGAGTCGAACGCGCCCGTGGGGGAGTTCTTCGACCGGCCCGACCCGGTGCGCGGACCGGCGCCGGTGGCCGGGAGCGGGGAGCGGCTGCGCGTCGACCTCGACGACGCGGGGGACTGGCGGACGGCGCTCGCCGGTGCGGGTGCGCGCGGCGCCGTCGTCGTGGACGTGGAGGACGGCGCGGTCGTCGTCGCCTGA
- a CDS encoding prephenate dehydratase has translation MSVLGYLGPEGSFTHQAAAGWSAGRADDSGRPDRLAARATVADVFAGVAAGELERGVVAIENTVEGYVVPSLDAIVGSATVVAVDEVVLDISFDAFVRPGHGELTEVTAHPHGLAQCQEFVRRTGLVPLAASSNAAACRDAGPHQVALGPTICGELYGLETFERAVEDFAGARTRFLVLAPRAEATAALGRARDRRDGPWRTMLAVTPVVTGPGVLARITRSFGERGVNLSSLITRPLKAVAGTYVFVLTVDGAPWDAPVRAVLDDLVRAGDALKTLGVVPARGELDESVHADVDVAHVPVGSVDASTEPTGLAAGLLW, from the coding sequence GTGAGCGTCCTCGGCTACCTCGGCCCCGAGGGGTCGTTCACGCACCAGGCCGCGGCCGGCTGGTCCGCAGGACGCGCGGACGACTCCGGTCGGCCGGACCGCCTCGCCGCGCGCGCGACGGTCGCGGACGTGTTCGCGGGCGTCGCCGCGGGCGAGCTCGAGCGCGGGGTCGTCGCGATCGAGAACACGGTCGAGGGGTACGTGGTGCCCTCGCTCGACGCGATCGTCGGGAGCGCGACCGTGGTCGCGGTCGACGAGGTCGTGCTCGACATCTCGTTCGACGCGTTCGTCCGGCCCGGCCACGGCGAGCTGACCGAGGTCACCGCCCACCCGCACGGCCTCGCGCAGTGCCAGGAATTCGTCCGCAGGACCGGTCTCGTCCCGCTCGCCGCGTCGTCGAACGCGGCCGCGTGCCGTGACGCCGGACCGCACCAGGTCGCTCTCGGCCCGACCATCTGCGGTGAGCTCTACGGCCTGGAGACCTTCGAGCGCGCCGTGGAGGACTTCGCGGGGGCGCGGACCCGGTTCCTCGTGCTCGCGCCGCGCGCCGAGGCGACCGCCGCGCTCGGCCGCGCGCGCGACCGCCGCGACGGCCCGTGGCGCACCATGCTGGCCGTGACGCCGGTCGTCACCGGGCCGGGTGTGCTCGCCCGCATCACGCGCTCGTTCGGGGAGCGCGGCGTCAACCTGTCGAGCCTCATCACCCGCCCGCTCAAGGCGGTCGCCGGCACGTACGTCTTCGTCCTGACGGTCGACGGCGCCCCCTGGGACGCGCCGGTGCGCGCCGTGCTCGACGACCTCGTGCGCGCGGGCGACGCGCTCAAGACGCTCGGGGTCGTGCCGGCGCGGGGCGAGCTCGACGAGTCGGTGCACGCCGACGTCGACGTCGCGCACGTCCCCGTCGGCAGCGTCGACGCGTCGACGGAGCCGACCGGGCTCGCGGCGGGACTGCTGTGGTGA